One window of the Peromyscus maniculatus bairdii isolate BWxNUB_F1_BW_parent chromosome 18, HU_Pman_BW_mat_3.1, whole genome shotgun sequence genome contains the following:
- the LOC102906078 gene encoding olfactory receptor 6C2-like: MRNHTVTTFILLGLTDDQQLQVLIFIFLFFTYSLSITGNLAIISLILVDPHLKTAMYYFLKNFAFLEISFTSASIPRYLYNIATGDKIITYNACVGQVFFTDLFGVTEFFLLAAMSYDRYVAICRPLHYVTIMNTTVCRRLVFCCWVAGLFILIPPLSLGLNLEFCDSNIIDHFICDASPLLKISCSDTWFMEQTVLICAVLTLIITLVCVVLSYIYIIKTVLRFPSAQQRKKAFSTCSSHMIVVSISYGSCIFIYIKPSAKEEVAINKGVTVLTTSIAPMLNPFIYTLRNRQVKQAFCDSIKRIVVVFSKK; the protein is encoded by the coding sequence ATGAGGAACCACACTGTCACGACTTTCATTTTACTGGGACTGACAGATGACCAGCAACTGCAAGTTCTTAtctttatctttctcttctttacCTACTCACTGAGCATAACTGGAAATCTGGCCATCATCTCCCTCATCTTAGTGGATCCCCACCTCAAAACAGCCATGTACTATTTCCTTAAAAACTTTGCCTTCTTGGAGATTTCATTCACCTCTGCAAGCATTCCCAGATACTTGTATAACATAGCAACAGGTGACAAAATTATTACCTATAATGCCTGTGTCGGCCAAGTATTTTTTACTGATCTCTTTGGCGTAACTGAATTTTTCCTTCTAGCTGCCATGTCCTacgaccgctatgtggccatctgcaggCCACTGCACTATGTGACTATCATGAATACCACAGTCTGCAGAAgacttgtcttttgttgttgggTAGCTGGCTTATTCATTTTAATTCCCCCACTGAGCCTTGGCCTAAACCTGGAGTTCTGTGACTCTAATATCATTGATCATTTTATCTGTGATGCTTCCCCTCTCCTAAAAATCTCTTGTTCGGACACTTGGTTCATGGAGCAGACAGTCCTCATCTGTGCTGTATTGACGCTCATTATAACCCTGGTGTGTGTTGTTCTGTCCTACATTTATATCATTAAGACAGTTCTCAGATTTCCTTCTgcccagcaaaggaaaaaagccttCTCTACCTGTTCTTCCCACATGATTGTGGTTTCCATCAGCTACGGCAGCTGCATCTTCATCTATATCAAGCCTTCAGCTAAGGAGGAGGTGGCCATCAACAAGGGTGTGACAGTTCTCACCACTTCCATTGCCCCTATGCTGAACCCCTTCATCTACACACTTAGGAACAGGCAGGTCAAGCAAGCCTTCTGTGACTCAATAAAAAGGATTGTAGTAGTATTTTCTAAGAAATGA
- the LOC102910739 gene encoding olfactory receptor 6C3-like produces MRNHSMITEFVLLGISDTPEFQVVIFFFLFIAYILSVCGNLSIITLTLLHAQLKTPMYFFLRNFSFLEIIFTSVSIPRFLESIITKVKTISYNNCLAQLFFFISMGVSEFFLLTAMSYDRYVAICKPLHYTIIMNQKVCTLLVLTAWLGGFLTIFPLLMLFLKLDFCGSNVIDHFCCDYFPILQLSCSDTWFLETIGFYFAFITLLFTLALVILSYIFIISTILRFPSASQRKKAFSTCSSHMIVISISYGSCIFMYVKPSANERASLTKGVALLNTSIAPMLNPFIYTLRNQQVKQAFKELINKVMFYGNK; encoded by the coding sequence ATGAGAAACCACTCTATGATTACTGAGTTTGTGCTCTTGGGCATATCAGACACACCAGAGTTTCaggttgtaatttttttctttttattcattgctTACATATTAAGTGTCTGTGGAAACCTAAGCATCATCACACTTACCTTGCTACATGCTCAGTTAAAGACTCCTATGTATTTTTTCCTCCGGAATTTCTCCTTCTTAGAAATTATATTCACCAGTGTTTCCATCCCCAGATTTTTGGAGTCAATAATTACTAAAGTCAAGACAATCTCTTATAACAACTGTTTGGctcagttatttttcttcatttccatgGGTGTGTCTGAGTTCTTTCTTCTAACTGCTATGTCTTATGATCGCTATGTCGCCATCTGCAAACCACTGCATTACACCATCATCATGAACCAGAAAGTTTGCACTCTTCTTGTTCTCACTGCATGGCTGGGAGGATTTCTGACCATCTTCCCATTGCTTATGTTATTCCTCAAGTTAGATTTTTGTGGTTCGAATGTCATTGATCATTTCTGCTGTGACTACTTCCCCATTTTACAACTGTCATGCTCAGATACATGGTTTTTAGAGACAATTGGCTTTTATTTTGCCTTTATAACTCTGCTGTTCACACTGGCACTAGTGATTCTGTCATACATCTTCATCATCAGTACCATTCTGAGGTTCCCATCTGCCAGTCAGAGGAAAAAGGCTTTCTCCACCTGTTCCTCTCACATGATTGTCATCTCCATCTCTTATGGAAGCTGCATTTTCATGTATGTCAAACCTTCTGCCAATGAAAGAGCATCACTGACCAAAGGTGTGGCTCTTCTCAATACTTCAATTGCTCCCATGTTGAACCCTTTTATTTACACTTTGAGAAATCAACAAGTAAAACAAGCCTTCAAAGAGTTGATTAATAAAGTAATGTTTTatggaaacaaataa
- the LOC102906382 gene encoding olfactory receptor 6C3-like: MRNHSMITEFVLLGISDTPELQVIIFSFLFIAYILSVCGNLSIITLTLLHAQLKTPMYFFLQNFSFLEIMFTSVSVPRFLGSIITKVKTISYNNCLAQLFFFISMGVSEFFLLTAMSYDRYVAICKPLHYTIIMNQKVCTILVLASWLVGFLTIFPLIMLFLKLDFCGSNVIDHFCCDYFPILQLSCSDTRLLEAFGLYVASFTLLFTLALVILSYICIISTILRSPSASQRKKAFSTCSSHMIVISISYGSCIFMYVKPSANERASLTKGVAVLNTSIAPMLNPFIYTLRNQQVKQAFKDLINKVMFHRDK; the protein is encoded by the coding sequence ATGAGAAACCACTCTATGATTACTGAGTTTGTGCTCTTGGGCATATCAGACACACCAGAACTTCAGgttataattttttcctttttattcattgcTTATATATTAAGTGTCTGTGGAAACCTAAGCATCATCACACTTACTTTGCTACATGCTCAATTAAAGACTCCTATGTATTTCTTCCTCCAGAATTTCTCCTTCTTAGAAATTATGTTCACCAGTGTTTCAGTCCCTAGATTTTTGGGGTCAATAATTACTAAAGTCAAGACCATTTCCTATAATAATTGTTTGGctcagttatttttcttcatttccatgGGTGTTTCTGAGTTCTTTCTTCTAACTGCTATGTCTTATGATCGCTATGTCGCCATCTGCAAACCACTGCATTACACCATCATCATGAACCAGAAAGTTTGCACCATTCTTGTACTTGCCTCATGGTTAGTAGGATTTCTGACCATCTTTCCATTAATCATGCTATTCCTCAAGTTAGATTTTTGTGGTTCAAATGTCATTGATCATTTCTGCTGTGACTACTTCCCCATCTTACAACTGTCCTGCTCAGATACAAGGCTTTTAGAGGCATTTGGCCTTTATGTTGCCTCCTTCACTCTGCTGTTCACACTGGCACTAGTGATCCTGTCATACATCTGCATCATCAGCACCATTCTGAGGTCTCCATCTGCCAGTCAGAGGAAAAAGGCTTTCTCCACCTGTTCCTCTCACATGATTGTCATCTCCATTTCTTATGGAAGCTGCATTTTCATGTATGTCAAACCTTCTGCCAATGAAAGGGCATCACTGACCAAAGGTGTGGCTGTTCTCAACACTTCAATTGCTCCCATGTTGAACCCTTTTATTTACACATTGAGAAATCAACAAGTAAAACAAGCCTTCAAAGATTTGATTAATAAAGTAATGTTTCATAGAGACAAATGA